A region of Paractinoplanes abujensis DNA encodes the following proteins:
- a CDS encoding MarR family winged helix-turn-helix transcriptional regulator, with translation MNQQRQRVLDGLRELAAIQSELGRRYARSRQMHPTDAAAIVEIITAEEHGRPLTPARLAERIGLTTGATSILLNRLEDAGHIVRTRENSDRRIVTLHSTPDIRADADDYYEPLAHRLDAALHDHSPAELALIEATVDRLRSTINAYLEDPR, from the coding sequence TTGAACCAGCAGCGGCAACGGGTCCTCGACGGTCTGCGGGAACTGGCCGCCATCCAGAGCGAGCTGGGCCGCCGGTACGCCCGCAGCCGGCAGATGCACCCCACCGACGCGGCCGCGATCGTCGAGATCATTACGGCGGAGGAGCACGGCCGCCCGCTCACCCCGGCCCGGCTGGCCGAACGGATCGGCCTCACGACGGGCGCGACCTCGATCCTGCTGAACCGGTTGGAGGACGCCGGCCACATCGTCCGGACCAGGGAGAACAGTGATCGGCGCATCGTCACCCTGCACTCCACGCCGGACATTCGCGCGGACGCCGACGACTACTACGAACCGCTCGCCCACCGGCTCGACGCCGCGCTCCACGACCATTCGCCCGCCGAGCTCGCCCTGATCGAGGCCACTGTCGACCGGCTGCGGTCGACGATCAACGCCTACTTGGAGGATCCGCGATGA
- a CDS encoding ParA family protein encodes MAGNGDRAEAWTSALREQQGSMDLGADLGPADPTAYTMRRPIPEPMPTDRHGPARIIALANQKGGVGKTTTTINLGAALAEYGRKVLLVDFDPQGACSVGLGVNPHNLDLSIYNLLMQDDVTAEDVIIKTDVAGLHLLPANIDLSAAEIQLVNEVAREMALARVLRSVRKEYDFILIDCQPSLGLLAINALTIAHGVLIPLECEFFSLRGVALLLDTIDKVRERLNFDLELEGILATMYDSRTTHCRQVLQRVVEAFGDKVYQTVITKTVKFPESTVAGAPILTLDPASSGARNYRQLAREVIAAKAERG; translated from the coding sequence ATGGCGGGCAACGGCGATCGGGCGGAGGCCTGGACCTCTGCGCTCCGGGAGCAGCAGGGATCCATGGACCTGGGGGCTGATCTGGGCCCGGCCGACCCGACGGCGTACACGATGCGCCGTCCCATTCCCGAACCGATGCCGACCGACCGGCACGGCCCGGCCCGCATCATCGCCCTGGCCAACCAGAAGGGCGGCGTGGGCAAGACCACCACGACGATCAACTTGGGCGCCGCGCTCGCCGAGTACGGGCGCAAGGTGCTCCTGGTCGACTTCGACCCGCAGGGTGCCTGCTCGGTCGGCCTGGGGGTCAACCCGCACAACCTCGACCTGAGCATCTACAACCTGCTCATGCAGGACGACGTCACCGCCGAGGACGTCATCATCAAGACCGATGTGGCCGGCCTGCACCTGCTGCCCGCCAACATCGACCTCTCGGCGGCTGAGATCCAGCTGGTCAACGAGGTCGCCCGCGAGATGGCGCTGGCCCGGGTGCTGCGCTCGGTCCGTAAGGAATACGACTTCATCCTGATCGACTGCCAGCCCTCGCTGGGTCTGCTGGCGATCAATGCGCTGACGATCGCGCACGGCGTGCTCATCCCCCTGGAGTGCGAGTTCTTCTCGCTGCGCGGTGTCGCCCTGCTGCTCGACACGATCGACAAGGTGCGTGAGCGGCTCAACTTCGACCTGGAGCTCGAAGGCATCCTCGCCACCATGTACGACTCCCGCACGACCCACTGCCGCCAGGTGCTGCAGCGCGTGGTCGAGGCGTTCGGCGACAAGGTCTACCAGACCGTCATCACCAAGACCGTCAAGTTCCCCGAGTCCACCGTGGCCGGCGCGCCGATCCTGACGCTCGACCCGGCCTCGTCCGGCGCGCGCAACTACCGGCAGCTCGCCCGCGAGGTCATCGCCGCCAAGGCCGAGCGCGGCTGA
- a CDS encoding site-specific tyrosine recombinase XerD — MTVQRVVQAYLDHLTVERGLSRNTLASYRRDLERYAQALAADGVDDLAAVGTARVTAHLAALRADGLAAASAARAMSAVRGLHKFAAREGLVGTDVAAEVRPPSPAKRLPKALDVDQVNRLLAVPDDTPLGLRDKALLEFLYGTGARISEAVGAAIDDLDLDGEPAAILHGKGGRTRLVPVGGFARAALEAYLVRGRPGLAANGTGTPAVFLNARGGRLSRQSAWTILRRAAEAAGLPVEGAHAVSPHTLRHSYATHLLDGGADVRVVQELLGHASVTTTQVYTLVTVDRLREVYATAHPRAR, encoded by the coding sequence CTGACGGTGCAGCGCGTCGTACAGGCCTATCTCGACCATCTGACAGTCGAGCGTGGGCTGTCGCGCAACACCCTCGCGTCGTACCGGCGCGACCTGGAACGGTATGCGCAGGCGCTCGCCGCGGACGGGGTCGACGATCTCGCCGCGGTGGGCACCGCCCGGGTCACCGCGCATCTGGCCGCTTTGCGCGCCGACGGGCTGGCCGCCGCGTCCGCCGCCCGCGCCATGAGCGCCGTTCGGGGTCTGCACAAGTTCGCCGCGCGCGAGGGGCTGGTCGGCACCGACGTGGCCGCCGAGGTGCGCCCGCCCTCGCCGGCCAAACGCCTGCCCAAGGCCCTCGACGTCGACCAGGTGAACCGTCTGCTGGCGGTGCCCGACGACACCCCGCTCGGGCTGCGCGACAAGGCCCTTCTGGAGTTCCTGTACGGCACCGGGGCGCGCATCTCCGAGGCCGTCGGCGCGGCGATCGACGACCTCGACCTCGACGGCGAGCCGGCCGCGATCCTGCACGGCAAGGGCGGCCGCACCCGGTTGGTGCCGGTGGGCGGGTTCGCCCGGGCCGCGCTGGAGGCTTACCTCGTACGGGGAAGGCCCGGTCTGGCCGCGAACGGGACGGGGACTCCGGCCGTCTTCCTCAACGCGCGCGGTGGCCGGTTGTCGCGGCAGAGCGCGTGGACCATTCTGCGCCGCGCCGCCGAGGCCGCCGGGTTGCCGGTCGAGGGCGCGCACGCCGTGAGCCCGCACACGTTGCGCCACTCGTACGCGACCCATCTGCTCGACGGCGGCGCCGACGTGCGGGTCGTCCAGGAACTGCTCGGGCACGCCTCGGTGACCACCACGCAGGTCTACACGCTGGTCACCGTGGACCGGCTGCGCGAGGTGTACGCGACCGCACACCCGCGCGCTCGTTAG
- a CDS encoding GNAT family N-acetyltransferase codes for MIRRTERLLLRDWRDDDLDALAAMNADPEVMRFILDGAVRDREQTAEGLQRMMRSWQQNRFGLFAVEKDGTLIGWAGLAIPDFLPEILPAVEIGWRLDRPYWGHGYATEAAREALRFGFDEAGLDRIVSIRHVENERSRRVMEKLGLRHEFDTVVPGPEQPVAVHAITKATAGMQA; via the coding sequence ATGATCCGCCGTACGGAACGCCTGCTTCTGCGCGACTGGCGTGACGACGACCTCGACGCCCTGGCCGCAATGAACGCCGACCCCGAGGTCATGCGCTTCATCCTCGACGGCGCGGTGCGCGACCGTGAGCAGACCGCCGAGGGCCTGCAGCGGATGATGCGTTCCTGGCAGCAGAACAGGTTCGGCCTGTTCGCGGTGGAGAAGGACGGCACGCTCATCGGCTGGGCCGGCCTGGCGATCCCCGATTTCCTGCCCGAGATCCTGCCGGCCGTGGAGATCGGCTGGCGCCTGGACCGCCCCTACTGGGGTCACGGCTACGCCACCGAAGCCGCCCGCGAGGCGCTGCGGTTCGGCTTCGACGAGGCCGGGCTGGATCGCATCGTCAGCATCCGGCACGTCGAGAACGAGCGGTCGCGCCGGGTCATGGAGAAGCTGGGCCTCCGTCATGAGTTCGACACCGTGGTGCCGGGCCCCGAGCAGCCCGTCGCCGTGCACGCGATCACCAAGGCGACCGCCGGGATGCAGGCGTGA